A section of the Pseudorasbora parva isolate DD20220531a chromosome 2, ASM2467924v1, whole genome shotgun sequence genome encodes:
- the lpar2a gene encoding lysophosphatidic acid receptor 2a, protein MSLIMLFNSTCEAYDNSVRYFYNKTGKYITGDWRTHDYVVVGLGLPICVFIILANMLVIVAIIINRQFHFPIYYLLGNMAAADLFAGISYLYLVFHTGPFTITLTIKEWFVRGALINMSLTASVVNLLAVAVERHQTIFTMQLHSTMTKWRVVMLIVFIWLVAVIMGLVPTMGWNCVCDLKTCCTVAPLYSRSFLVFWAVLNLLAFFIMVAVYTHIFIYVRRRSQMMSPHTDQPSHNQTVISLMKTMSMILGAFVICWTPGLVILLLDGLSCSKCEVLKYEKYCLVLAECNSLVNPIIYSFRDKDMRNTFKRILCFPWRRMRQHEGPSDIRFKSVKTGAPSEKNNYTDTSLEPISAQSLLS, encoded by the exons ATGTCTCTAATAATGTTATTCAATTCTACATGCGAGGCTTATGACAATTCGGTGCGCTACTTCTACAACAAGACTGGAAAGTACATCACTGGTGACTGGCGCACGCATGATTATGTGGTGGTTGGTCTTGGGCTCCCAATTTGTGTCTTTATTATTCTGGCGAATATGTTGGTCATAGTGGCCATCATCATAAACCGACAGTTCCACTTTCCAATTTATTACTTACTTGGGAACATGGCGGCAGCGGACCTCTTTGCCGGCATCTCGTATCTCTACCTTGTGTTCCACACAGGGCCATTTACCATCACTCTGACCATTAAAGAGTGGTTCGTCCGTGGAGCTTTGATCAATATGAGCCTGACCGCCTCTGTGGTCAACCTGCTGGCCGTGGCAGTGGAGCGCCATCAGACCATCTTCACCATGCAGCTGCACAGCACCATGACCAAGTGGCGTGTGGTGATGCTGATAGTCTTCATCTGGTTGGTGGCCGTCATCATGGGTCTGGTGCCCACTATGGGCTGGAACTGCGTTTGTGACCTGAAAACCTGCTGCACGGTAGCGCCGCTATACTCCCGCAGCTTCCTAGTGTTCTGGGCGGTCCTCAACCTCCTGGCCTTCTTCATCATGGTGGCCGTCTACACACACATCTTCATCTATGTTCGTCGCCGGAGTCAAATGATGTCCCCTCACACGGATCAGCCCTCGCACAATCAGACTGTTATCAGCCTCATGAAGACCATGTCCATGATTCTGG GTGCCTTTGTGATCTGTTGGACGCCGGGTCTAGTGATTCTCTTGCTGGATGGTCTCAGTTGCAGTAAATGTGAGGTTCTTAAATATGAAAAGTACTGCTTGGTTCTGGCTGAGTGTAACTCTCTAGTGAACCCTATCATCTACTCGTTTCGGGACAAGGACATGAGGAACACCTTCAAACGCATTCTCTGCTTCCCTTGGAGAAGAATGCGCCAACATGAGGGGCCTTCTGACATCCGCTTTAAGTCTGTGAAAACAGGGGCACCCTCTGAGAAAAACAACTATACCGACACCAGTTTAGAGCCCATTTCTGCACAAAGCCTATTGTCTTAA